tctgcgtgttgacgaagcagaggtgactcccctttccccagcgggtgagcttttgagccaaggagaggctcgagcttgtgcacggggacttgtgtggcccggtgacaccggccacaccgagaggacaacgctacttcctgctgctcgtcgatgaCCTCTCCTGCTACATGTCGGTGATGGTCCTCAGTAGCAAGGGAGAGGCTACGAACGCCATCAGGctcgcgcaggctgctgcggaggcagaTTCACGatggctgaattcgcgtcgtactgcgctgacgagggcattcagctgCCACTACTCCGCGTCATACAGCCCatagcagaacggcgtcgtcgagcgatgcaaccagacggttgtggggatggctcgggccctcctcaagcagagggggatgccggctgtcttctagggagaggcggtggtgacagtcatctacatcctcaactgctcgcctaccaaggcgctcgacagCAGGACGctgtacgaggcttggcatgggcacaagccggcggtctcccacttgtggGTCTTCGGCTGCCGTGCGTTCGCCATGGAGCTTGGCCatatcagcaagctcgacgacaggagcactctaggagtgttcatcggctacgcgaagggctcgaaggcctaccacaTCCTCGACctgaagacacagcgtgtgcgcacggcatGCGATGTTGTGTTCgatgaagggcgaggatgggcataGGACAAGGCGGtagacgacggctcggctccgacgtacgatgaCTTCACTAttgagtacgtccacttcgagagagctgggggagtaggtagctcttcttcggcgagcgcgtctaccccagtccccgagcctccactgACCCTGGCGCCTGCTACTCTgatagcaccacgctctccagctagGACCTTGGCTGCAATGAGTTCTTCGTTGGCTCCACCACAGTTGGCAACGCCAcacactccagcaccgacaggcaccactccgggcacgtctactccaccactaGCTCGTGTCAAGCatggcccggttgagctcgctactccgctctctcatgaTGAGGAGCGCGTCGACACGTACCACGACGGTGAGctgttgcggtaccgtacgatggagaaccttcttggcgaccagccggtgccaggACTGATGCCTCATGACCTGGAGGCACAGTTGCATCTTGCGTGTGACAatggcgagcctcggtcgtttgcagaggtcgagagacacgcggcatggcgcgccacgATGCAgctggagatggatgcggttgagaagaaccgcacctgggagcttgttgaccttcctcgtggtcaccgcgcgatcacccttaagtgggtgtacaagctgaagagggataaagccggtgccatcgtcaagcacaaggctcgcttggtggcacgaggttttgtgcagcaggagggggtcgacttcaacgacgcctttgctcccatggcacggatggagtccgtgcgactcctccttgtgCTAGCTACCTAGGAGGGCTggtgtgttcatcacatggacgtcaagtcggcgttccttaatggtgacttgaaggaggaggtctacgtgcaccagctgcagggatttgcgatccccggcaaggagggcaaggtgctccgcctgtgcaaggccctctatggcttgcggcaggcaccgagggtgtggaatgccaagctggattccatgctaaaggggatgggcttcgagcaaagcccgcacgaggcagcCATCTATCGatggggcagtggaggaaatgctctgctggtgggtgtctacgtcgatgacttggtgatcaccggcaccaaggatgcggaggtggcggcattcaaggaagagatgaaggccaccttacaGATGAGTGACctagggcctctctccttctacctaggaatcaaggtgcaccaggatgactctgggatcatgcttcgacagaccgcctacgccaagcgcatcgttgagctagctgggctcaccgactgcaacccagctctcactccgatggaggagaggctaaaGCTAAGCCGTGACAGCAAGacagaggaggtggacgctacgtagtaccggcgtcttgtggggagccttcgctacctcgcccacacacggccggacttgcattctccgtcggctacgttagtcggttcatgcagcgaccgacgacgaagCACCAGCAGgctatgaagaggatcatccgctacgttgcggggactctcgatcacggcctctactaccctaggtgccctgggtGGCACACTTCgttgggtacagcgacagcgaccacgtcgGCGACagcgacaccagcaagagcacaagcgggatcttcttcttcctcggcaagtgcctcgttagctggcagttggtcaagcagcaggtggtggccctatcCAGctacgaggccgagtacatagcggcctccaccgcttcgactcaggcgctctggctcgctcgactgctcggTGATCTCCTcgacagagacactagagcggtggagctcagggtggacaacaagtccgctctggccctggcagagaaccccgtgttccatgaacgcagcaagcacatccgggtgaggtaccacttcatccgaggctgtttggaggaagggagcatcaaggtgagctacatcaacaccaaggaccagcttgcggacctgctcaccaagccccttaggaggatcaagttccttgagctctactctaggaccgggatggttcaactttcccacaagacgacgcataagacttagggggagaatgatgggataagtctcatgtgttggctggtctttgtggggctatgctggttacatggtccttgtggctgcatggtctatttttaggacagcatcttagactagaggacagcatctttagctaggacagcatcttaggacagcatcttagaggatagCATAttaacatcttagactagcatcttggcatatgcttggctggctagcagcctatatatatatgtacccccaatccctcaggttggcatggcattgagaaataaaccagaaaattgttccaactcctagtgtcatcctctctcgatgagtaagaattctgctactaccaagagtgtgaattcagcgactaacatggAAAGATCCCGCATTCCTTATTTAAGTTTCCACGCATTGAACATTTGGATCTTTCAGAAAATCAGTTGAATGGAAGCATTCCAGCTTCATTATTTGAGCTTCCACAACTTAAATATTTGGATATTGCAAATAACTCGCTAGTAGGATCATTGGATCTGATGTGGCAACACCAATCTAATCTCGCAATAATTGACATATCTATGAATCGCTTCATTGGACGGCTGCCAGCAAATATTAGTTTTTAGTTTTTCCATATCTGATAATTCTAAATACTTCTTATAATATGATTTCAGGGGATTTGCCACCATCATTGTGCATGATCAGGGACATGTATTTTATTGACCTATCAAACAATAAGCTTACTGGAGAGGTGCCAACTTGCTTATTTACTATCCCATTAGGAATTATGAAGCTCTCAAACAACAATTTTGGGGGTGCCATACTTGGTGGGGTTAGTAATTTGTCAACTGgactagaaatataccttgataGCAACAATTTTGAAGGAGAACTTCCTAACAATCTATCAGGTAAGCTGGAAGTCATAGATTTACGACACAATAAGTTGTCCGGCAAACTTAATGTGTCATTTTGGAATCTCTCTAGGTTGCGAGTTTTGAGTGTTGCTGGAAATAGCTTAACCGGTGAAATTTATCCAGCGATTTGCAAATTGACTGGTCTTCAGTTTTTGGATATGTCGGACAACTTCTTTGCAGGACCtataccaaactgtgatagcaAGTTACCACTAAAGTTTCTGAACATGTCGAGAAATACCTTGTCAGGCTTCCCGGGTTTCTTTGTCAATAGCTCCAATGTTGCAGCTCTTGATCTAAGAAATAACCAATTCTGTGGCAATCTTGATTGGATAAAcatctttctcaaataaaaatgcTTCTATTAGGCAGGAATAGGCTTGAGGGGCAGATCCCCCGTGGAATATAATTGACTTGTCACACAACAGGCTTTCAGGTTCATTACCACCTTGCATTGGCACCATCTCATTTGGATATCATGTAGATGACCTAGACTCTTGGTCCTCAGTGAGCAGTCTTGTTTCCCAAATAACATATTTATTTGTTGTATACGGTGATCTAGCTTGGCGCGCAGGTGCCCAGTATTACCTCCAAGGCTGCTTCTCCACAAAAGGGAACCTTTACACATACGACCGCAGTTTGTTCAATTTGATGTCGGGTATCGATTTATCTGCAAACATGCTATCAGGGGAAATCCCTCAGGAGATAGGGAATCTAAGCCATGTCAAATCCCTCAATTTGTCACACAATTTCTTTACTGGCCGAATACTTGCTTCCTTTGCAAATTTGAGCGCCATAGAAAGCATGGACTTGTCCCACAATGAGTTGACTGGATCAATACCTTGGCAATTGGTTGATTTATGGTCGCTGGAGGTGTTCTCAGTGGCCTACAACAACTTGTCAGGGTGCATACCAAACTCAGGCCAATTCGGCTCATTCAGCGCAGAGAGCTACATGGGCAATGCCAACCTTCACAATTTGTCACAAGGAAACCGTTGCTTTCCTGCTCCTGGCCCGGCCTTGGACGAGGAAGGTGTAGATGAGGCATCTGATGACCTAATCCTTTATATTATCATTGCTGCCTCATTCGTATCTGCGTTCTGGGGAACAGTTGCATTGTTGTTTTGCCATTCATTTGGACAGCGTGTGGTGCTCCAACTG
The sequence above is drawn from the Miscanthus floridulus cultivar M001 chromosome 15, ASM1932011v1, whole genome shotgun sequence genome and encodes:
- the LOC136507677 gene encoding cuscuta receptor 1-like — translated: MGFEQSPHEAAIYRWGSGGNALLVGVYVDDLVITGTKDAEVAAFKEEMKATLQMRDLPPSLCMIRDMYFIDLSNNKLTGEVPTCLFTIPLGIMKLSNNNFGGAILGGVSNLSTGLEIYLDSNNFEGELPNNLSAICKLTGLQFLDMSDNFFAGPIPNCDSKLPLKFLNMSRNTLSGFPGFFVNSSNVAALDLRNNQFCGAQYYLQGCFSTKGNLYTYDRSLFNLMSGIDLSANMLSGEIPQEIGNLSHVKSLNLSHNFFTGRILASFANLSAIESMDLSHNELTGSIPWQLVDLWSLEVFSVAYNNLSGCIPNSGQFGSFSAESYMGNANLHNLSQGNRCFPAPGPALDEEGVDEASDDLILYIIIAASFVSAFWGTVALLFCHSFGQRVVLQL